The following coding sequences lie in one Ostrea edulis chromosome 8, xbOstEdul1.1, whole genome shotgun sequence genomic window:
- the LOC130046480 gene encoding uncharacterized protein LOC130046480, translating into MDTLGLGTQLKVRQCSQCQGDTEFYCNTCKRDLCLQCKEKHVIDLHTKNHDVVIYREKFNYIPRQEICVRHPDRFYEMFCQSCELSVCFRCLEHRKHQILDIRTAYQTKRQQHREIIDNIRSETLYNCRVLLAGIQTDIQTCPPQICHRQSQMSTKAQRLKDLIDTAVCDVKTRYRGLLIDRIQQQKRKMNRHFTHIQNYEDRYEQSANRAVQFLLFIKTSRVPQIKDTPNLPQHLLLSLTEGFNMEDVSHLLRGIPEIQMTTGKQQVGIDECVKLMSTPVLHTSVCVTGVSCVYHISRVMSDRVWVSNYNLILTDTTGDTIHHVTDRTPWSTGVHTVNSSGELIYIDRKLNINKLSVDNHTVTTQIEYTSPWLPRCVYCSPSTGDLMVGMYNHETGKVTRYNSSGQHILTIQHHNKRHTLYSNPLYITENNNGDIIVSDWLRGAVVVTEHGGRHRFSYTGPPSGSSLHPYGICTDALSHILVCDYYTDTVQMIDKDGHFLSLLLTRQHGINRPRSLNYDDKTHLLWVGSYLTNTVSVYRYLQRRYSLTDRDEGITEASSDEDIEENREELKSGDLAESGSSGDNCAEENDDDKKSEESDEDTPESDEDTPESRCPWCLNIFNCQN; encoded by the exons ATGGACACACTAGGACTCGGCACTCAACTAAAAGTACGACAATGTTCTCAATGTCAGGGGGACACTGAGTTTTACTGTAACACATGTAAACGTGATCTGTGTTTACAGTGTAAAGAGAAACATGTCATTGATCTACATACCAAAAACCATGATGTTGTGATTTACCGTGAGAAGTTTAACTACATCCCCAGACAAGAGATCTGTGTCAGACATCCAGACAGGTTCTATGAAATGTTCTGTCAGTCGTGTGAACTTTCTGTCTGTTTCCGATGTTTAGAGCACCGAAAACACCAAATACTGGACATTAGAACAGCCTATCAAACAAAGCGACAACAACACCGAGAAATCATTGACAACATCAGAAGTGAGACTCTCTATAACTGTCGTGTTCTCCTGGCAGGAATCCAAACTGATATCCAAACTTGTCCCCCACAAATCTGTCACCGTCAATCACAGATGTCAACCAAAGCCCAGAGACTGAAGGATCTGATTGACACTGCGGTATGTGATGTTAAAACAAGATACCGAGGTTTATTGATTGATAGAATACAACAACAGAAGAGAAAAATGAACAGACACTTCACCCACATACAGAACTATGAAGACAGATATGAACAATCAGCAAACAGAGCGGTACAATTCCTCTTGTTTATAAAGACCAGTCGTGTCCCCCAGATAAAGGACACCCCTAATCTTCCACAACACCTGCTGCTGTCCCTGACTGAGGGATTCAACATGGAGGATGTCAGTCACTTATTGAGGGGAATCCCAGAAATCCAAATGACAACAGGAAAACAACAAGTAGGAATAGACGAATGTGTGAAACTGATGTCCACACCTGTATTACACACGTCTGTCTGTGTGACAGGTGTTAGTTGTGTGTATCACATATCTCGTGTGATGTCAGACCGGGTCTGGGTCTCTAATTACAATCTCATCTTGACAGACACAACAGGGGACACTATACACCATGTGACAGATAGAACACCATGGTCTACAGGAGTACACACAGTGAACAGTTCTGGTGAACTGATTTATATAGACAGGAAACTTAACATCAACAAACTGTCTGTGGACAATCACACAGTCACCACACAGATAGAGTATACATCGCCATGGTTACCACGGTGTGTGTACTGCTCCCCGTCCACTGGAGATCTGATGGTCGGGATGTATAACCATGAAACAGGCAAGGTAACCCGGTACAACAGTAGTGGTCAACACATCCTGACCATACAACACCACAACAAACGTCACACACTGTATAGTAATCCTCTCTATATCACAGAGAACAATAACGGTGATATTATTGTGTCTGACTGGTTACGTGGTGCTGTAGTGGTGACAGAGCACGGGGGGAGACATCGATTCTCCTACACAGGACCTCCATCAGGATCATCACTACATCCATACGGAATCTGTACAGACGCGCTGTCACACATCCTGGTGTGTGATTATTACACCGACACAGTACAGATGATTGACAAGGACGGTCACTTCCTGTCTCTGTTACTGACACGACAACACGGGATAAACAGACCACGCAGCCtgaactatgatgataaaactCACCTTCTCTGGGTCGGATCATACCTCACCAACACAGTGTCTGTATATAGATATCTACAGAGgaggtactctctgactg ACAGAGACGAGGGGATCACGGAAGCTTCAAGTGATGAGGATATTGAAGAAAACCGTGAGGAACTGAAGTCTGGGGATCTTGCTGAATCAGGGAGCAGTGGAGATAATTGTGCAGAGGAAAATGACGATGATAAGAAATCAGAGGAATCTGATGAGGACACTCCTGAATCTGACGAGGACACTCCTGAATCCCGCTGTCCGTGGTGTCTCAACATTTTCAATTGTCAAAATTAA